One window from the genome of Topomyia yanbarensis strain Yona2022 unplaced genomic scaffold, ASM3024719v1 HiC_scaffold_99, whole genome shotgun sequence encodes:
- the LOC131696247 gene encoding angiotensin-converting enzyme-like produces the protein MKNLTWKIIASQQRYNDFQRLLWDQMRHIDQSKIFDDKLYRQVRLMSIIGPSALPPDQLDRYNRIVNDMLTIFNGAQICAFERPFECGLRLQPHLKDIMAKSRDWNELQYTWLEWRRRSGRNMRELFEQLVDLTNDAARVNNFTNGAAYWQFPYESRDFREEMEQVWKEILPLYEMIHAYVRRKLREFYGPDKINRDVPLPDHILGDMYGQTWNNILDLLIPYPGRSFLEVTPEMVKQGYNPLVMFQIAEEFFVSMNMSALPPDFWLTSVLTQPPNRPVLCQPSAWDFCNGKDYRLKMCTSVTHKDFITVHHELAHVQYFLNYRNNPKVFRDGANPGFHEALGDAVTLSVASPKHLQKLGLVQKNVDDTAHDINFLFSLALEKVTFLPFALALEAWRYDIFDKRVRKEQYNCHWWLLREQFGGVKPPLLRSELDFDPGAKYHVAANIPYIKKSQRPRLGLNSDPLAVSGGHAYHPTIGAVM, from the exons ATGAAAAATCTGACCTggaaaatt ATCGCATCCCAGCAGCGCTACAACGATTTCCAGCGCCTTCTTTGGGATCAGATGCGACACATCGACCAGAGCAAGATCTTCGATGACAAACTGTACCGACAAGTTCGGCTCATGTCGATTATCGGTCCCAGTGCCCTGCCTCCGGATCAACTCGACAGG TACAATCGAATCGTGAATGATATGCTGACGATCTTCAATGGAGCCCAGATTTGCGCGTTCGAGCGTCCGTTCGAGTGTGGTTTGCGACTTCAACCGCATTTGAAAGAT ATTATGGCCAAGAGTAGGGATTGGAATGAACTTCAGTACACGTGGTTGGAATGGCGACGAAGATCTGGTAGAAACATGCGCGAACTTTTCGAGCAGTTGGTTGATCTGACAAACGATGCGGCTCGGGTCAACA ACTTTACTAATGGCGCAGCCTACTGGCAGTTCCCCTACGAATCCCGCGACTTCCGGGAAGAGATGGAACAAGTTTGGAAGGAAATCCTGCCACTGTACGAAATGATCCATGCCTACGTTCGTCGAAAGCTGCGCGAGTTCTACGGTCCGGACAAAATCAATCGGGACGTCCCGCTTCCGGATCACATTCTGGGCGATATGTACGGGCAAACCTGGAACAACATATTGGACCTGCTGATTCCGTATCCGGGCAGAAGTTTCCTGGAGGTTACGCCCGAAATGGTGAAACAAGGATACAATCCACTGGTCATGTTTCAAATCGCGGAAGAGTTTTTCGTTTCGATGAACATGAGTGCTCTGCCACCGGACTTTTGGCTTACGTCGGTTCTAACTCAGCCCCCGAATAGACCCGTTCTTTGTCAGCCTTCCGCGTGGGATTTTTGCAATGGGAAAGATTATCGCTTGAAAATGTGCACCTCGGTAACGCATAAGGATTTCATCACGGTACACCACGAGCTGGCACATGTGCAGTATTTTTTGAACTACAGGAACAACCCGAAAGTGTTTCGGGATGGGGCCAATCCAG GATTCCACGAGGCTCTGGGTGACGCAGTCACCTTATCGGTCGCATCACCGAAACATTTGCAAAAACTTGGCCTGGTACAGAAGAACGTGGACGACACGGCACACGACATAAACTTTCTGTTCTCGCTGGCACTGGAAAAGGTGACCTTTCTGCCGTTTGCTCTCGCGCTGGAAGCCTGGCGGTACGACATTTTCGACAAACGTGTCCGAAAGGAGCAGTACAACTGTCACTGGTGGTTGCTTAG GGAGCAGTTTGGAGGTGTTAAGCCACCGTTGCTGAGGTCCGAGCTAGACTTTGATCCTGGCGCGAAGTACCACGTAGCGGCTAATATTCCATATATCAA